The Mycolicibacterium mucogenicum DSM 44124 genomic sequence GCCACCGACGTCTGCGGGATGGAGGTGATCGAGTTGTCCGTGGCCGCCTTGGTCACCGAAACCTGGGTTGCCGCAGCCGGATCGGCGGCGGTCTTGGGGGCCAGCGGATTGCCGGTGCCGCTCCAGCCGATGGCCTTGGCCAGCAGGTGGCTGAGGTTGACGAGCGCACCGATCGGCCCGATGCCCTGGCCGGTGATCTCCAACGGAAATCCCGGGGCGAGCACCGTTTCGGCAGTCAGGCCCAGGGAGTTCAGAATCGAGCCACCGATGCCGGTCATGTCCATGCCCGTCACGCCGGCGGTGAACAGCCCACCGAACTGGATGTTGAGTTTCTGCAGCTCGTTGCCGGCCGGCATGGTCTTGGTGATCAGCGGCGCCAGCACATCCAGGTTGAGATTGGCACCGTTGAGGAAGCCGTTGACCATGGCGGCCGGGATGTTGATGGCAGCTTGCGCCGCGGCCATCGCATTACCCGCGGCGAGCGAGGTCGCGACCTTGGTGATGCTGTTGACCAGCGCCACCACCGGGCTGATGCCGGGGCCAACCAAACCCATCAGGACACCACTGAGCGGTGACGCCAGCACGTTGACCACCTGCGTGACGATCGCGGACGCCTGCGGGTTGCCGGCCGTCGGAAGCATGTTCGGGAGCATCTGCGCGACCAGGCCGTGCCAGACGTCGTTCGAACCGGCGATGGTCCAGTCGTCAGGCTTGGTCCCCAGCAGCGTGGCGGCGGTGATCGCCGACTTCACGTTCTGCCCGACGTCCTGGATCACCGCGCCGATGTTGCCGGGGTTCTGCAGGATGGCCCCGACATGGCTGATCTGGTTCGCCAGGAACTGCTGCAGCAACACCGCCGGCGCTTCGGAGACGACCGCGCCGATTCGCTGCGCGTTCTCCGACGCGGTGTTGAACGCGTCGAGCCAGGGCTGCAGCGGGTTGTAGGCCGCGGTCAGCTGAACCGCGGCTGTGCTCACCGACGGAAGCGTCGGCAGC encodes the following:
- the gjpA gene encoding outer membrane porin GjpA encodes the protein MNVAVRRHTKAGICAATTAAIVAGPLLPSVPAAAKLPTLPSVSTAAVQLTAAYNPLQPWLDAFNTASENAQRIGAVVSEAPAVLLQQFLANQISHVGAILQNPGNIGAVIQDVGQNVKSAITAATLLGTKPDDWTIAGSNDVWHGLVAQMLPNMLPTAGNPQASAIVTQVVNVLASPLSGVLMGLVGPGISPVVALVNSITKVATSLAAGNAMAAAQAAINIPAAMVNGFLNGANLNLDVLAPLITKTMPAGNELQKLNIQFGGLFTAGVTGMDMTGIGGSILNSLGLTAETVLAPGFPLEITGQGIGPIGALVNLSHLLAKAIGWSGTGNPLAPKTAADPAAATQVSVTKAATDNSITSIPQTSVAVTQVKATAAQAPETAEKPATPAKSETSATPATPATPATPATPATPATSETPATPATPATPATPATPATPAKPDNQKPDDHKTDSTKSDTKSETKSEATKSETTKSESKKPSKQKSEKPKPVKKPAPAKSTAGQGGSAHGADGGAGSHASGASS